In Drosophila bipectinata strain 14024-0381.07 chromosome 2R, DbipHiC1v2, whole genome shotgun sequence, one genomic interval encodes:
- the LOC108124966 gene encoding putative gustatory receptor 59d: MANVVKLFLLIAYWYGRLIGAINYEIDLKTGRTRTTKKATIYAACIQLLNEELKAVIAEVQSLIPRRRGVFVTKCCYLADQLDEIARTQSYIQELTRHISKVYDVQTFCVAITTYLNIIGGLYTMFCMGKANNFTNNVPPIILALAAPCIILFYVDIVLNNWRVFRLLDAHKEMVGLLQQRTLFQHGLDPRLELTFESFQLNLARNPFKIMYCSVLECNRFASFSIYNSLMTNAILLIQYDMQNY; this comes from the exons ATGGCCAACGTTGTCAAGCTGTTCCTGCTTATAGCCTACTGGTATGGACGCCTTATTGGAGCCATCAACTATGAGATAGATCTGAAAACTGGCAGAACCAGGACCACCAAAAAGGCAACAATTTACGCGGCCTGCATTCAA CTGCTGAACGAGGAGCTGAAGGCTGTGATAGCCGAAGTTCAGTCTCTGATTCCGAGGCGGCGTGGAGTGTTTGTGACCAAGTGCTGCTATTTGGCTGACCAGCTCGACGAGATCGCCCGCACCCAGTCGTACATCCAGGAGCTCACGAGGCACATCTCCAAGGTCTACGACGTACAGACCTTTTGCGTGGCGATCACCACCTATTTGAACATCATCGGAGGGCTGTACACGATGTTCTGCATGGGAAAAGCCAATAACTTCACCAATAACGTGCCGCCGATCATCCTGGCTTTGGCAGCTCCTTGTATTATTCTGTTCTACGTGGATATAGTGCTGAACAACTGGAGAGTTTTTCGTCTTTTGGATGCCCACAAGGAAATGGTAGGGTTGCTGCAGCAAAGAACACTTTTTCAACATGGCCTGGACCCGAGACTGGAGTTGACT TTTGAGAGCTTTCAGCTCAACTTGGCCCGCAATCCCTTTAAGATTATGTACTGCAGTGTCCTTGAATGTAATCGCTTTGCCTCATTCTCCATCTACAACTCTCTGATGACCAATGCAATACTCCTAATTCAGTATGATATGCAAAACTATTAA
- the Gr59c gene encoding putative gustatory receptor 59c, which produces MPDPFVSILRFFYLYGRAVGVMNFEVDWRTGEAKATRRATILAAVHNVGVTLLLFYLNIRSGSVRSSWIEARLMHEYFFLLMTVVRTLAVLLALASRWRQRPRILRLWKRVIQMIRARPEVVRLNRRSIMIKFVLGVMADSLHSILDHSAQRKKIASDMLLNLLVLYAYTTMFNVIVGQYYLAILQIHAHYLVLQKDLKILMQEAESVCQIRNRRGGVFATKCCFLADQVDELAERHSKLDATRQDMSEILQIQSFSMTLVYYLSTMATIYYSFCSIYYKNTDLSSSYWGLLLLLAFSVFYYLDCFITINVSFVIDDQCQEMITMLAGRAVFSKPLDQRLETAFESLQLQLAQKIPEFYVLGLFKMERSRLMAMGNSVITYSILLIQWELQNK; this is translated from the exons ATGCCTGACCCGTTCGTGTCCATCCTGCGCTTCTTCTACCTCTACGGCCGAGCTGTGGGAGTGATGAACTTCGAGGTGGACTGGCGGACAGGAGAGGCGAAGGCCACCCGGCGGGCCACGATCCTGGCAGCCGTCCACAACGTTGGAGTGACGCTTCTCCTATTTTACCTTAACATCCGCAGCGGGTCTGTGCGATCGTCCTGGATCGAAGCCCGGCTCATgcacgagtacttcttcctgCTGATGACCGTAGTCCGAACCCTGGCCGTTCTCCTGGCTCTTGCCAGCAGGTGGCGGCAGCGCCCCAGGATTCTTAGGCTCTGGAAAAGGGTTATTCAAATGATCCGCGCCAGGCCTGAGGTCGTGCGACTGAATCGAAGGAGCATCATGATCAAGTTTGTTTTGGGCGTCATGGCCGACTCGCTGCACTCCATTCTGGACCACAGTGCCCAGCGTAAAAAGATCGCCTCCGACATGTTACTGAATCTCCTCGTCTTGTACGCCTACACCACAATGTTCAACGTCATCGTGGGGCAGTATTACCTGGCAATTCTCCAGATCCACGCCCACTACCTTGTTCTACAAAAGGACCTGAAGATCCTGATGCAGGAAGCCGAATCGGTTTGCCAGATTCGCAACCGTCGAGGCGGTGTGTTCGCCACAAAGTGTTGCTTCCTCGCCGACCAAGTGGATGAGTTGGCCGAAAGACACTCGAAACTAGACGCTACCCGCCAGGATATGTCGGAGATTTTGCAGATCCAGAGCTTCAGCATGACCCTGGTCTACTATCTCTCCACGATGGCCACCATATACTACTCTTTCTGTTCTATTTATTACAAGAACACTGACTTGAGTTCATCGTACTGGGGCCTGCTTTTGCTGCTTGCCTTCTCAGTCTTTTATTATTTGGATTGTTTCATCACCATTAACGTTTCCTTTGTGATCGACGATCAGTGCCAGGAAATGATCACAATGCTGGCAGGTCGTGCAGTGTTCAGTAAGCCGTTGGATCAACGCCTGGAGACAGCA TTTGAGAGCTTGCAGCTGCAGTTGGCGCAGAAAATCCCGGAGTTCTACGTTCTGGGACTCTTCAAAATGGAGCGTTCTCGACTAATGGCGATGGGAAACTCAGTCATCACATACTCCATACTTCTAATACAGTGGGAACTgcagaataaataa
- the LOC108124965 gene encoding putative gustatory receptor 59d, translated as MPDPVKWCICIGYFYGRLTGVLNFEIDLKTGRTRVTNRANLYAALAQIVLTYFLVHQAMEVKFFRLFWWQANILHEVVYLAMAGFRLGCILISLVSRWLYRRHFIRLFHSFRCLVHEHPEITQCCRVGIVSKCFFSTALDALMLLMGLVMMWQHLTVFMVLQICSVSILTAVINVIITQYHVAIAIIRGRYTLLIRELGSIMAEAQTLVPSGVGVFVTRCCALADSLDELAAAQSNLQALTECLSKTYGLQILSMFMAYYLNFVGTAYLIFSVGKYTNITENWPPLFKALAAAYMVIFISDCYLCTYNPFRLLNSHSELSALLKQRSTLPPGLDPRLEIAFENFELNLARNPLTLSFFGAYTIDPASLFAVMNSLITNAILLIQYDVENY; from the exons ATGCCTGACCCGGTCAAATGGTGCATATGTATCGGCTACTTTTACGGTCGGCTCACCGGAGTCTTGAACTTCGAGATCGACCTAAAAACGGGTCGCACCCGGGTCACCAATCGGGCCAACCTGTACGCAGCTCTCGCCCAAATAGTACTGACATACTTTCTGGTCCATCAGGCGATGGAAGTGAAGTTCTTTCGACTTTTTTGGTGGCAAGCCAATATTCTCCACGAGGTCGTGTATTTGGCGATGGCAGGATTCAGGCTGGGCTGCATCCTGATATCCCTAGTGAGTCGCTGGCTATACCGCCGTCACTTCATCCGGCTGTTCCACTCTTTCCGCTGCCTGGTCCACGAGCACCCAGAGATCACACAGTGCTGCCGCGTCGGGATCGTCAGCAAGTGCTTTTTCTCCACCGCCCTGGACGCTCTGATGCTTCTGATGGGCCTGGTCATGATGTGGCAGCACCTAACCGTATTTATGGTTCTGCAGATATGTTCAGTTTCGATCCTTACGGCCGTCATAAATGTGATCATAACCCAGTACCACGTAGCCATTGCCATTATAAGAGGGCGCTACACCCTCCTGATTAGGGAACTTGGGAGTATCATGGCCGAAGCTCAGACGTTGGTGCCAAGCGGAGTCGGAGTCTTTGTGACAAGGTGCTGCGCCCTGGCCGACAGCTTGGATGAACTGGCCGCAGCACAATCCAACCTGCAAGCTCTTACGGAATGTTTGTCGAAGACCTACGGTCTGCAGATTCTAAGCATGTTCATGGCGTATTATCTGAACTTTGTGGGAACTGCCTACTTGATCTTCAGTGTCGGGAAGTACACAAACATCACGGAAAACTGGCCACCTCTCTTCAAGGCTCTGGCAGCGGCCTACATGGTGATCTTCATTAGCGACTGTTATCTATGTACGTACAACCCCTTTCGGCTCCTCAACTCCCACTCTGAGTTGTCTGCACTTCTGAAGCAAAGATCTACCCTGCCGCCTGGATTGGACCCACGTTTGGAAATAGCC TTTGAAAACTTTGAACTGAACCTGGCGCGGAATCCCCTGACTCTGTCCTTCTTCGGGGCCTACACCATTGACCCTGCCTCTCTATTTGCCGTGATGAACTCCCTTATAACAAACGCAATACTCCTAATACAATACGATGTAGAGAACTACTAA
- the LOC108124964 gene encoding putative gustatory receptor 59d, which yields MASLVEWCLYICYKYGRFTGVINFEYDMKARRARATKRTTVWAAVSHSTMFLMLLLQILKRQTIGSMWAGANTMTAYVFMAIALVRMCCVFLALVSRWCNRQRFMELFNAYMNLSLVHPEIIQYCRRSIVSKFFTALMAETLQMVVVLLVLRRRLTLTMAVGIWSIMSLMAIINVIVTQFFIALAHIRGRYCLLNKELRAVVSEVQSLVPNRKGVYMIKCCYLADRLEEIAQTHSELHALAEELSKTYQVQILCMIVTYYMTMVGNVYLLFSLNKYGALTKLLNIYIGGLGVMYLVFYYLDCWLNGLNVMYLLDAHAEMVRLLQQRTNFQPGLDQRLETVFESFTLNLARNPFKLRVFGMFEMDYASSFALGGSMLTHSILLIQYDIENS from the exons ATGGCTAGCCTGGTCGAATGGTGCCTCTACATCTGCTACAAGTACGGACGCTTCACCGGCGTCATCAACTTTGAGTACGACATGAAGGCGCGAAGGGCTCGGGCCACCAAGCGAACCACAGTGTGGGCTGCCGTTTCGCACTCCACCATGTtcctgatgctgctgctgcaaatACTTAAGCGGCAAACCATCGGTAGCATGTGGGCAGGTGCCAACACCATGACCGCCTACGTGTTCATGGCGATCGCCCTCGTCAGGATGTGCTGCGTTTTCCTGGCCCTGGTCAGTCGCTGGTGTAATCGCCAACGGTTCATGGAGCTGTTCAACGCGTACATGAATCTGAGCCTGGTGCACCCGGAGATAATTCAGTACTGCCGACGGTCCATCGTCAGCAAGTTCTTTACGGCCCTAATGGCCGAAACCCTGCAGATGGTGGTTGTCCTCTTGGTCCTGCGACGGAGGCTAACACTCACCATGGCCGTGGGAATCTGGTCCATCATGAGCTTAATGGCCATAATCAATGTGATCGTCACTCAGTTTTTCATCGCGTTGGCCCACATCCGAGGTCGCTACTGCCTCCTAAACAAGGAGCTCCGGGCCGTGGTCAGCGAAGTGCAGTCTCTCGTTCCCAACCGAAAGGGAGTCTACATGATCAAGTGCTGCTACCTTGCTGATCGGCTGGAGGAAATAGCCCAAACCCATTCCGAACTGCACGCCCTGGCGGAGGAGCTGTCCAAGACCTACCAAGTGCAAATCCTCTGCATGATCGTTACCTACTACATGACCATGGTGGGAAACGTCTATCTGCTCTTTAGCCTCAACAAGTATGGGGCCCTGACGAAGCTCCTAAACATCTACATTGGAGGCTTGGGAGTAATGTATCTGGTCTTTTACTATCTGGATTGTTGGCTCAACGGCCTCAACGTGATGTACTTGCTGGACGCCCATGCGGAAATGGTTCGGCTCCTCCAGCAGAGAACAAACTTCCAGCCTGGCCTGGATCAGCGACTAGAAACTGTG TTTGAAAGCTTTACCCTAAACCTGGCCAGAAATCCGTTCAAGCTGCGGGTTTTTGGAATGTTTGAAATGGACTACGCCTCTTCGTTTGCCCTGGGAGGCTCCATGCTAACGCATTCCATACTCTTAATTCAATATGATATAGAGAATTCCTAA